A single genomic interval of Labeo rohita strain BAU-BD-2019 chromosome 13, IGBB_LRoh.1.0, whole genome shotgun sequence harbors:
- the LOC127175256 gene encoding uncharacterized protein LOC127175256 isoform X1, which translates to MGHPRAKQTVPPHSKCIALLISCYCATDRALAWSCCTTRKMTSILEDGLIKTGSIEQVVAPLSTHLCHLILLCGSETELDEFTRLEAAAKAVAKASKNMAAVATRLVEDTDDDILKMEMDPLVESLTVSGQHVLLATQKLSIQPEIVEHREELIEATQNVLLGVVKILLVEDDSTIRKITAAADWLLQCLSQVGAAVDISSLLKAFQVFSKAMLLLHNLVVERIQELRDDKQQERLRASLETLKKCVSMLHTAMYTTIKHPHSEEAQSAKQYILNQVDSTVNYIITTLKTNCEPGARGSRGCYTLIQNKLLKLLSNPACVKDGGFDVMLRDLVFHSMAIANTSCRDIQFEVAAHSKQVLQLWSDVSQQLKCGDDQQLANICAALLQQIHKLDDAVVKATQLRVVDIFVTTSTPLEELVRTVHCIFQDEKDEDKLLVETLRDQSESFMAHADKISEVAGFISALASDEKSLEGVENSRGCIMRLKQAIHVLVQNLEEDEVHSSEALEELKEMQQRWIEEMEQLLHACSSIINVKDFVCLALQEMQRNWTEFVEAHEDEDTQFLTKQASLLIGHMSLVIQLVRKHVSRSDNPIYRNGLLVLIKQAEVSTAEVTSCATDIYSHTILSNEAFSLLSNSVSTALKHFDILRDGLDGLQHPHLLSPLREVARQSAGTPPCAMPIADQERSTEDHSGKTESESSVQSSTSEEISSQFKDGLENLVAQTIMEHDVPNPEEAWTAPVVEPKPVVQLHNIDLLPLLCEVVCMTKGKDVEALNMACTGVLGLSNSYAQAAREATSVIDTADSEEVESLRSRLVSLTPLLVQTAQETAMSSAMSTESIYKHSTEFSDLIKNARKILLPVAGMWYHAVYSMFQNYIPNMLESITQELTEVMNLCADAVQLVTSADIKVMGECHESIMSLQSKLQKAQTNTKNLTDVVGSRPTQTDELDGLCMLWALSVQVLLNSLDKFVGTVTTDGNGHIIAHQMTPKKWLSVMSENSLRIQEAARLSSSNCRDNYKVKLLGELQEDVKTLTESYLQAAEEVGTVSLSSVLTLAKSELLQRQLLIKMKALSCLLSKVNQDYVTAIQDTIALACSVQTKDSDKETEDTLAQFENAAELLMHNVKSATGAIQDCFNFIRDPKERSNLRFINDHLTFQMSDIVSRARFIVETQTLGDTLTLDIQSQCWSAKAHYLVEELCKVDGILAVTKEQIKRSLQGKEPSGFVMSQTSSFTKKAVTHPSSKKTQGPTKSKASVQDVSNQEPKKEETSQKSPRGPVYSFADTTLSYTSLFLKRETEKWDDQGNQIVKVTKEMADKLYHMAQYLKKKGPIQTKDAFVTSAKDLVSSGQSITQFVRVIADHCLDKHCTEELFVIAEQILTISNQLTIISRGAWCLSSVNAVTPGCKSSDEILVKNAQNLLQTVIQGVRAAETACIRGLKQPEPNSEAAKAAAFCFQWKTSLLMHRAQEQLNPETDDLGLRRTSQHSAAPSLAPPINVLDNYK; encoded by the exons ATGGGACATCCGAGAGCCAAACAAACAGTGCCGCCCCATAGCAAATGCATTGCATTATTAATTAGCTGCTACTGTGCGACAGACAGAGCACTTGCATGGAGCTGCTGCACCACCag AAAAATGACATCTATACTGGAGGACGGCTTGATAAAAACAGGCTCAATAGAGCAGGTGGTGGCCCCTCTATCCACTCACCTGTGTCACCTCATCCTGCTGTGTGGGAGCGAGACAGAACTGGACGAATTCACCCGGCTGGAAGCTGCAGCTAAAGCGGTGGCCAAAGCCTCCAAAAACATGGCAGCTGTAGCAACAAG GTTAGTAGAAGATACGGATGATGATATCCTGAAGATGGAAATGGATCCACTCGTCGAATCCCTGACTGTTTCTGGTCAGCACGTGCTTCTGGCCACCCAAAAGCTCAGCATACAACCAGAGATCGTCGAGCACAGAGAAGAACTCATTGAAGCCACTCAAAATGTGCTGTTAGGTGTGGTCAAG ATTCTTCTAGTGGAAGATGATTCGACTATAAGGAAGATCACTGCAGCCGCTGATTGGCTCTTACAGTGTCTTTCTCAAGTTGGAGCTGCAGTAGACATATCATCCTTATTGAAAGCATTTCAAGTATTCTCAAAGGCAATGCTGCTTCTTCACAACTTGGTAGTGGAAAGAATTCAGGAACTGCGCGACGACAAACAACAAGAGCGTCTGAGGGCTTCTCTAGAAACCCTGAAGAAATGTGTTTCCATGCTGCACACTGCCATGTATACGACCATCAAACATCCACACAGCGAGGAGGCACAGAGTGCAAAGCAGTACATCTTAAACCAGGTGGACTCAActgtaaattacattataaccACACTCAAGACCAACTGTGAACCAGGTGCCAGGGGTTCACGTGGATGCTACACCCTAATACAgaacaaattactaaaactgctTTCTAATCCTGCTTGTGTTAAAGATGGTGGTTTTGACGTTATGCTTCGTGACCTAGTGTTTCACAGCATGGCAATAGCCAACACTTCTTGCAGGGATATTCAGTTTGAGGTTGCTGCACACTCCAAGCAAGTCCTTCAGCTCTGGTCAGATGTGTCACAACAACTTAAATGCGGTGATGATCAACAGCTTGCAAACATATGTGCTGCTCTACTGCAGCAAATCCACAAACTTGACGATGCTGTGGTCAAAGCCACCCAGTTGCGAGTAGTGGACATATTTGTCACAACTTCAACTCCCTTGGAAGAGTTGGTGCGCACCGTGCATTGTATCTTCCAGGATGAGAAAGATGAAGATAAGTTGCTTGTGGAAACACTTCGGGATCAATCTGAATCCTTCATGGCTCATGCTGACAAGATATCAGAAGTGGCTGGCTTCATCTCAGCTTTAGCAAGTGATGAAAAGAGTCTTGAGGGTGTAGAGAACTCAAGGGGATGCATCATGAGACTGAAACAAGCAATTCATGTACTTGTGCAAAATCTTGAGGAAGATGAGGTGCATTCAAGTGAAGCTCTGGAAGAACTAAAAGAGATGCAGCAGAGGTGGATAGAGGAGATGGAGCAGCTCTTGCATGCTTGTAGTAGCATCATAAATGTGAAGGACTTTGTCTGTCTTGCTCTTCAGGAGATGCAGAGGAACTGGACAGAGTTTGTTGAGGCACATGAAGATGAAGATACACAGTTTCTCACAAAACAAGCAAGCTTGCTCATTGGCCATATGAGCTTGGTAATCCAACTCGTTAGAAAGCATGTCAGTAGGAGTGACAATCCAATCTACCGCAATGGACTTCTGGTTCTGATAAAGCAAGCAGAAGTATCGACTGCTGAGGTGACAAGTTGTGCCACAGATATCTATTCCCATACGATTCTTAGCAATGAGGCTTTCTCATTGCTCTCTAACAGTGTGTCAACAGCCCTAAAACACTTTGACATTCTACGTGATGGACTTGATGGTTTGCAGCATCCACATCTGCTCAGTCCACTGCGGGAAGTTGCCCGGCAGTCTGCCGGTACTCCGCCATGTGCTATGCCCATTGCAGACCAAGAAAGATCAACTGAAGATCATTCTGGTAAAACAGAATCTGAGTCTTCAGTGCAAAGTTCCACTAGTGAAGAAATTTCAAGTCAGTTCAAAGATGGTTTGGAGAATCTGGTTGCTCAAACAATAATGGAGCACGATGTGCCAAACCCTGAAGAAGCATGGACTGCACCTGTTGTGGAACCTAAACCTGTTGTACAGCTCCATAATATTGATTTGTTGCCTCTCTTGTGTGAAGTTGTCTGCATGACCAAAGGTAAAGATGTAGAGGCTCTTAACATGGCTTGCACTGGAGTTCTAGGACTCTCAAACAGCTATGCCCAAGCTGCAAGAGAAGCCACCAGTGTCATAGACACAGCTGATAGTGAGGAAGTGGAAAGCCTGCGGTCCAGACTCGTGTCTTTGACACCCTTGCTTGTCCAGACAGCACAGGAAACAGCCATGAGTTCAGCCATGAGTACAGAGAGCATTTACAAACACAGTACGGAATTTTCCGACCTCATCAAAAATGCTCGTAAGATATTGCTGCCAGTGGCAGGGATGTGGTACCATGCCGTTTACTCCATGTTCCAAAACTATATACCCAATATGTTGGAGTCCATCACACAGGAACTCACGGAGGTCATGAATTTATGTGCAGATGCCGTGCAACTTGTAACATCAGCGGACATAAAGGTGATGGGTGAGTGTCATGAGAGTATAATGTCGTTGCAGAGCAAGCTACAAAAAGCTCAAACCAACACCAAGAATCTCACAGATGTAGTGGGTTCAAGACCAACTCAAACTGATGAACTTGATGGTCTCTGCATGCTTTGGGCTTTGTCTGTCCAAGTACTGTTGAACTCATTGGATAAGTTTGTGGGAACAGTTACAACTGATGGTAATGGGCACATAATCGCACATCAAATGACACCCAAAAAATGGTTGTCGGTAATGTCCGAGAACTCTCTTCGCATACAAGAAGCTGCAAGACTGTCTTCTTCGAACTGTCGGGATAACTATAAAGTTAAACTGCTAGGAGAACTACAAGAAGATGTGAAGACACTTACAGAGTCCTACCTACAGGCTGCTGAAGAAGTTGGTACAGTATCCCTCTCAAGTGTCCTGACACTGGCAAAGTCAGAGCTACTTCAGAGACAGCTTCTGATTAAAATGAAAGCACTCTCTTGTCTCCTGAGCAAAGTTAACCAAGATTATGTGACAGCCATTCAAGATACTATTGCTTTGGCATGCTCTGTCCAAACAAAAGATAGTGACAAGGAAACTGAAGATACTCTGGCACAGTTTGAAAATGCTGCAGAATTGCTTATGCACAATGTTAAAAGTGCCACGGGGGCCATTCAGGactgttttaatttcattagaGACCCAAAGGAAAGGTCCAATCTGAGATTCATTAATGACCACTTGACATTTCAGATGTCAGACATTGTGAGTAGAGCCAGATTCATTGTAGAGACACAAACTCTTGGAGACACCCTCACCCTTGATATCCAGTCACAGTGCTGGTCAGCAAAGGCACATTATCTTGTTGAAGAACTCTGTAAAGTAGATGGAATTCTTGCAGTCACAAAGGAACAGATCAAGCGTAGCTTGCAGGGCAAAGAGCCTAGTGGATTTGTCATGTCCCAGACATCAAGTTTCACCAAAAAGGCAGTAACACATCCTTCATCCAAAAAAACTCAAGGTCCTACTAAAAGCAAAGCAAGTGTCCAAGATGTGTCCAATCAGGAACCAAAAAAG GAAGAAACATCCCAGAAGAGCCCAAGAGGTCCTGTGTACAGCTTTGCAGATACGACCCTCTCTTACACCTCTCTCTTTCTGAAACGAGAGACTGAGAAGTGGGATGACCAGGGTAACCAGATTGTCAAGGTGACCAAAGAAATGGCAGATAAACTTTATCACATGGCCCAGTACCTAAAGAAGAAAGGACCAATCCAG ACCAAAGATGCTTTTGTAACATCTGCGAAAGATCTCGTCTCAAGCGGCCAGTCGATCACTCAGTTTGTGCGTGTCATAGCAGACCACTGCTTAGACAAGCATTGCACTGAGGAGCTCTTTGTCATTGCAGAGCAGATTCTGACCATTTCCAACCAACTCACCATCATTTCAAG GGGTGCATGGTGTCTCTCCAGTGTTAATGCAGTTACTCCTGGGTGCAAATCATCGGATGAGATCCTGGTGAAGAATGCACAAAATCTACTCCAGACTGTTATCCAAGGCGTACGGGCTGCAGAGACCGCCTGCATCAGG GGTTTGAAACAGCCTGAGCCAAACTCGGAAGCAGCAAAGGCAGCAGCATTCTGTTTCCAGTGGAAAACAAGTCTCCTTATGCACCGAGCTCAAGAACAGCTTAACCCCGAAACTGATGATTTGGGTCTACGCAGGACCTCCCAGCATTCAGCGGCACCCAGCCTTGCACCACCCATCAATGTGTTAGATAATTACAAATga
- the LOC127175256 gene encoding uncharacterized protein LOC127175256 isoform X2, whose translation MGHPRAKQTVPPHSKCIALLISCYCATDRALAWSCCTTRKMTSILEDGLIKTGSIEQVVAPLSTHLCHLILLCGSETELDEFTRLEAAAKAVAKASKNMAAVATRLVEDTDDDILKMEMDPLVESLTVSGQHVLLATQKLSIQPEIVEHREELIEATQNVLLGVVKILLVEDDSTIRKITAAADWLLQCLSQVGAAVDISSLLKAFQVFSKAMLLLHNLVVERIQELRDDKQQERLRASLETLKKCVSMLHTAMYTTIKHPHSEEAQSAKQYILNQVDSTVNYIITTLKTNCEPGARGSRGCYTLIQNKLLKLLSNPACVKDGGFDVMLRDLVFHSMAIANTSCRDIQFEVAAHSKQVLQLWSDVSQQLKCGDDQQLANICAALLQQIHKLDDAVVKATQLRVVDIFVTTSTPLEELVRTVHCIFQDEKDEDKLLVETLRDQSESFMAHADKISEVAGFISALASDEKSLEGVENSRGCIMRLKQAIHVLVQNLEEDEVHSSEALEELKEMQQRWIEEMEQLLHACSSIINVKDFVCLALQEMQRNWTEFVEAHEDEDTQFLTKQASLLIGHMSLVIQLVRKHVSRSDNPIYRNGLLVLIKQAEVSTAEVTSCATDIYSHTILSNEAFSLLSNSVSTALKHFDILRDGLDGLQHPHLLSPLREVARQSAGTPPCAMPIADQERSTEDHSGKTESESSVQSSTSEEISSQFKDGLENLVAQTIMEHDVPNPEEAWTAPVVEPKPVVQLHNIDLLPLLCEVVCMTKGKDVEALNMACTGVLGLSNSYAQAAREATSVIDTADSEEVESLRSRLVSLTPLLVQTAQETAMSSAMSTESIYKHSTEFSDLIKNARKILLPVAGMWYHAVYSMFQNYIPNMLESITQELTEVMNLCADAVQLVTSADIKVMGECHESIMSLQSKLQKAQTNTKNLTDVVGSRPTQTDELDGLCMLWALSVQVLLNSLDKFVGTVTTDGNGHIIAHQMTPKKWLSVMSENSLRIQEAARLSSSNCRDNYKVKLLGELQEDVKTLTESYLQAAEEVGTVSLSSVLTLAKSELLQRQLLIKMKALSCLLSKVNQDYVTAIQDTIALACSVQTKDSDKETEDTLAQFENAAELLMHNVKSATGAIQDCFNFIRDPKERSNLRFINDHLTFQMSDIVSRARFIVETQTLGDTLTLDIQSQCWSAKAHYLVEELCKVDGILAVTKEQIKRSLQGKEPSGFVMSQTSSFTKKAVTHPSSKKTQGPTKSKASVQDVSNQEPKKEETSQKSPRGPVYSFADTTLSYTSLFLKRETEKWDDQGNQIVKVTKEMADKLYHMAQYLKKKGPIQTKDAFVTSAKDLVSSGQSITQFVRVIADHCLDKHCTEELFVIAEQILTISNQLTIISSVNAVTPGCKSSDEILVKNAQNLLQTVIQGVRAAETACIRGLKQPEPNSEAAKAAAFCFQWKTSLLMHRAQEQLNPETDDLGLRRTSQHSAAPSLAPPINVLDNYK comes from the exons ATGGGACATCCGAGAGCCAAACAAACAGTGCCGCCCCATAGCAAATGCATTGCATTATTAATTAGCTGCTACTGTGCGACAGACAGAGCACTTGCATGGAGCTGCTGCACCACCag AAAAATGACATCTATACTGGAGGACGGCTTGATAAAAACAGGCTCAATAGAGCAGGTGGTGGCCCCTCTATCCACTCACCTGTGTCACCTCATCCTGCTGTGTGGGAGCGAGACAGAACTGGACGAATTCACCCGGCTGGAAGCTGCAGCTAAAGCGGTGGCCAAAGCCTCCAAAAACATGGCAGCTGTAGCAACAAG GTTAGTAGAAGATACGGATGATGATATCCTGAAGATGGAAATGGATCCACTCGTCGAATCCCTGACTGTTTCTGGTCAGCACGTGCTTCTGGCCACCCAAAAGCTCAGCATACAACCAGAGATCGTCGAGCACAGAGAAGAACTCATTGAAGCCACTCAAAATGTGCTGTTAGGTGTGGTCAAG ATTCTTCTAGTGGAAGATGATTCGACTATAAGGAAGATCACTGCAGCCGCTGATTGGCTCTTACAGTGTCTTTCTCAAGTTGGAGCTGCAGTAGACATATCATCCTTATTGAAAGCATTTCAAGTATTCTCAAAGGCAATGCTGCTTCTTCACAACTTGGTAGTGGAAAGAATTCAGGAACTGCGCGACGACAAACAACAAGAGCGTCTGAGGGCTTCTCTAGAAACCCTGAAGAAATGTGTTTCCATGCTGCACACTGCCATGTATACGACCATCAAACATCCACACAGCGAGGAGGCACAGAGTGCAAAGCAGTACATCTTAAACCAGGTGGACTCAActgtaaattacattataaccACACTCAAGACCAACTGTGAACCAGGTGCCAGGGGTTCACGTGGATGCTACACCCTAATACAgaacaaattactaaaactgctTTCTAATCCTGCTTGTGTTAAAGATGGTGGTTTTGACGTTATGCTTCGTGACCTAGTGTTTCACAGCATGGCAATAGCCAACACTTCTTGCAGGGATATTCAGTTTGAGGTTGCTGCACACTCCAAGCAAGTCCTTCAGCTCTGGTCAGATGTGTCACAACAACTTAAATGCGGTGATGATCAACAGCTTGCAAACATATGTGCTGCTCTACTGCAGCAAATCCACAAACTTGACGATGCTGTGGTCAAAGCCACCCAGTTGCGAGTAGTGGACATATTTGTCACAACTTCAACTCCCTTGGAAGAGTTGGTGCGCACCGTGCATTGTATCTTCCAGGATGAGAAAGATGAAGATAAGTTGCTTGTGGAAACACTTCGGGATCAATCTGAATCCTTCATGGCTCATGCTGACAAGATATCAGAAGTGGCTGGCTTCATCTCAGCTTTAGCAAGTGATGAAAAGAGTCTTGAGGGTGTAGAGAACTCAAGGGGATGCATCATGAGACTGAAACAAGCAATTCATGTACTTGTGCAAAATCTTGAGGAAGATGAGGTGCATTCAAGTGAAGCTCTGGAAGAACTAAAAGAGATGCAGCAGAGGTGGATAGAGGAGATGGAGCAGCTCTTGCATGCTTGTAGTAGCATCATAAATGTGAAGGACTTTGTCTGTCTTGCTCTTCAGGAGATGCAGAGGAACTGGACAGAGTTTGTTGAGGCACATGAAGATGAAGATACACAGTTTCTCACAAAACAAGCAAGCTTGCTCATTGGCCATATGAGCTTGGTAATCCAACTCGTTAGAAAGCATGTCAGTAGGAGTGACAATCCAATCTACCGCAATGGACTTCTGGTTCTGATAAAGCAAGCAGAAGTATCGACTGCTGAGGTGACAAGTTGTGCCACAGATATCTATTCCCATACGATTCTTAGCAATGAGGCTTTCTCATTGCTCTCTAACAGTGTGTCAACAGCCCTAAAACACTTTGACATTCTACGTGATGGACTTGATGGTTTGCAGCATCCACATCTGCTCAGTCCACTGCGGGAAGTTGCCCGGCAGTCTGCCGGTACTCCGCCATGTGCTATGCCCATTGCAGACCAAGAAAGATCAACTGAAGATCATTCTGGTAAAACAGAATCTGAGTCTTCAGTGCAAAGTTCCACTAGTGAAGAAATTTCAAGTCAGTTCAAAGATGGTTTGGAGAATCTGGTTGCTCAAACAATAATGGAGCACGATGTGCCAAACCCTGAAGAAGCATGGACTGCACCTGTTGTGGAACCTAAACCTGTTGTACAGCTCCATAATATTGATTTGTTGCCTCTCTTGTGTGAAGTTGTCTGCATGACCAAAGGTAAAGATGTAGAGGCTCTTAACATGGCTTGCACTGGAGTTCTAGGACTCTCAAACAGCTATGCCCAAGCTGCAAGAGAAGCCACCAGTGTCATAGACACAGCTGATAGTGAGGAAGTGGAAAGCCTGCGGTCCAGACTCGTGTCTTTGACACCCTTGCTTGTCCAGACAGCACAGGAAACAGCCATGAGTTCAGCCATGAGTACAGAGAGCATTTACAAACACAGTACGGAATTTTCCGACCTCATCAAAAATGCTCGTAAGATATTGCTGCCAGTGGCAGGGATGTGGTACCATGCCGTTTACTCCATGTTCCAAAACTATATACCCAATATGTTGGAGTCCATCACACAGGAACTCACGGAGGTCATGAATTTATGTGCAGATGCCGTGCAACTTGTAACATCAGCGGACATAAAGGTGATGGGTGAGTGTCATGAGAGTATAATGTCGTTGCAGAGCAAGCTACAAAAAGCTCAAACCAACACCAAGAATCTCACAGATGTAGTGGGTTCAAGACCAACTCAAACTGATGAACTTGATGGTCTCTGCATGCTTTGGGCTTTGTCTGTCCAAGTACTGTTGAACTCATTGGATAAGTTTGTGGGAACAGTTACAACTGATGGTAATGGGCACATAATCGCACATCAAATGACACCCAAAAAATGGTTGTCGGTAATGTCCGAGAACTCTCTTCGCATACAAGAAGCTGCAAGACTGTCTTCTTCGAACTGTCGGGATAACTATAAAGTTAAACTGCTAGGAGAACTACAAGAAGATGTGAAGACACTTACAGAGTCCTACCTACAGGCTGCTGAAGAAGTTGGTACAGTATCCCTCTCAAGTGTCCTGACACTGGCAAAGTCAGAGCTACTTCAGAGACAGCTTCTGATTAAAATGAAAGCACTCTCTTGTCTCCTGAGCAAAGTTAACCAAGATTATGTGACAGCCATTCAAGATACTATTGCTTTGGCATGCTCTGTCCAAACAAAAGATAGTGACAAGGAAACTGAAGATACTCTGGCACAGTTTGAAAATGCTGCAGAATTGCTTATGCACAATGTTAAAAGTGCCACGGGGGCCATTCAGGactgttttaatttcattagaGACCCAAAGGAAAGGTCCAATCTGAGATTCATTAATGACCACTTGACATTTCAGATGTCAGACATTGTGAGTAGAGCCAGATTCATTGTAGAGACACAAACTCTTGGAGACACCCTCACCCTTGATATCCAGTCACAGTGCTGGTCAGCAAAGGCACATTATCTTGTTGAAGAACTCTGTAAAGTAGATGGAATTCTTGCAGTCACAAAGGAACAGATCAAGCGTAGCTTGCAGGGCAAAGAGCCTAGTGGATTTGTCATGTCCCAGACATCAAGTTTCACCAAAAAGGCAGTAACACATCCTTCATCCAAAAAAACTCAAGGTCCTACTAAAAGCAAAGCAAGTGTCCAAGATGTGTCCAATCAGGAACCAAAAAAG GAAGAAACATCCCAGAAGAGCCCAAGAGGTCCTGTGTACAGCTTTGCAGATACGACCCTCTCTTACACCTCTCTCTTTCTGAAACGAGAGACTGAGAAGTGGGATGACCAGGGTAACCAGATTGTCAAGGTGACCAAAGAAATGGCAGATAAACTTTATCACATGGCCCAGTACCTAAAGAAGAAAGGACCAATCCAG ACCAAAGATGCTTTTGTAACATCTGCGAAAGATCTCGTCTCAAGCGGCCAGTCGATCACTCAGTTTGTGCGTGTCATAGCAGACCACTGCTTAGACAAGCATTGCACTGAGGAGCTCTTTGTCATTGCAGAGCAGATTCTGACCATTTCCAACCAACTCACCATCATTTCAAG TGTTAATGCAGTTACTCCTGGGTGCAAATCATCGGATGAGATCCTGGTGAAGAATGCACAAAATCTACTCCAGACTGTTATCCAAGGCGTACGGGCTGCAGAGACCGCCTGCATCAGG GGTTTGAAACAGCCTGAGCCAAACTCGGAAGCAGCAAAGGCAGCAGCATTCTGTTTCCAGTGGAAAACAAGTCTCCTTATGCACCGAGCTCAAGAACAGCTTAACCCCGAAACTGATGATTTGGGTCTACGCAGGACCTCCCAGCATTCAGCGGCACCCAGCCTTGCACCACCCATCAATGTGTTAGATAATTACAAATga